The following is a genomic window from Candidatus Omnitrophota bacterium.
CTAAATTTTGAAGGCGCGGATAACGGCAGCGACGGCGCGCTTAAATGGGACACGCAGAGGCCGGACGCGGGCAGCATTATATTGAGGCGCCTGTATGACGGCGCCGGCATTGAGGAGATATGGAAGATAACCGCGCTGGATGAAAAGCAGATCGGCTGGGACGTGGATATTGAAATAAAAAAAGAGACGGGTGTGCGGCAGGAAGATATCGGCCTGGCGCTTACGCGCAAATACCGCAAGTGGATAGAAGAATGGGGCGAGGGCAGGTTTCCCCCTTTGAACGATTACCGCGAAGTTGAGCTCAGGAACGCGCGCAGCGCCGTTGTCGGCGTAAGGGGCAGGAGGGCATTGAGGAATACTCTGCCCACGGTCCTGCTTGACCTGTCCGCCGGCAATAACGGTTTTCTCCCGTCGGTAGGGAACTCGGCAGAAGGGCATCACGGCCGCCTGCTCGGGGTCAGGCTCGCGCGAGGGGCCCGCGTCCGCAGATACGCCGCCGGAAGGCACAGGTTGTTGTCGGCCAGGATAAAGATAGTGGAAGAGGATTTCGCGAAGGGCGGGCGAAGATGAAGAGCGGCTCACGCTGGGTGAAGTTCAGGGATAGGCTGAAAAACAGCGGCCTGAAGGATACGCTGAGGACGGCTATGCTGGAATTGAGGCCCGGGCGTTTTTTCGGGGATTATCTTGATGTGCTGGGGGTGCTGGACGGGCTGCACGCTTATAAAGGCCCGGAGTTCGCCCAGATAGACCTTACCAACGACTGTAATAATAATTGTATCGGCTGCTGGTGCAATTCGCCGCTTCTCGGAGACAAAAGGATAAGGTCCGGTGATAAAAGGCGGACACTGTCCCTTAAAAGCGTGCTGAAACTTCTTGATGAGTTGTCCGCCATGGCCACGCGCCATATTTATTATGCCGGCGGCGGCGAACCGTTCATGCACCCCGATATTATGGAGATACTCAGATACACAAAGCGGAAAGGGTTTGTCTGTTACGTAAATACCAATTTTACCCTGCTTGACGAAGAGAAGATAAGGAAGATCGTAGATTTGAAGGTTGATCATCTGACCGTGAGTGTCTGGGCGGCAACGCCTGAGGCCTACTGCTTCACGCACCCCAACAAGGAGGGGGCGGATTTTCTGAGGATAAAGGAGATGCTTTCGCTGCTTAACCGGATCAAGCGCGGATACCCGGTAGTCAAACTATACAATGTGATCTTCAATATGAATTACCATGAGCTTTCCGCCATGGTGGATCTTGCCGCGGACACGAATTCAGAGGCGGTTGAATTCACGGTCATCGATACCATCCCCGGCAGGACGGATAAGTTGTTGTTGAACCCCCAAGAGCGCAGCGCGTTGTTGGAGGAATGCAGGAAGATTGAACAGCGCAGCGCGAACGCGCATCTTCGGCCGCGGCCGCAGATAATGAATTTGCGGCAGTTCGCGCGCCGGATCGAAAACGCGGCCTCCTCAAGCGCCGAATATGATTCAGATGTGATCGGCAGCATGCCTTGCTACGCCGGATGGGCGTTCACGAGGATACTGGCCGACGGCAGCGTGAATTCCTGCCTGAAATCCCACCGTTTCCCCGTGGGCAATATCCGCCAGGAGAGCTTCAAGAAGATATGGAACGACAGGCGCCAGAGGTATTTCAGAAGGAAGGCCTACCATCTGGATAGATCGGACCCCTTTTTCAAGATCATAGGCAACGACCCTGATTCGGCAATGGGCTGCTATAAAAGCTGCGATAATCTCGGACATAACATGGAGATGCACGGCAAGATGTCCGCTTTGAGCGCCCGCCAAAGAAGATGGCTTGAACGCGCGGCAGGGATCATGAAGTCAGGGCGCAGATATTACTACGGAATGGCCGGAGGTAAATAATGGAAAAGCTGAAGCCCGGGTTCTGCTGCCCCGGGATAACCGATGACTGCATGCTGCGCTGCCGGATGTGCGACAAATGGAAGGCGGACAAGAACACCTACGGCAGGCCGCGCCCCACGCTCGAAGAGTGGAAGAGGGCGGCCACGCAGCTCAGGGAGCTGGTGGACGAGGGATTTGAGATAGATATTGGTGGAGGAGAAGCCCTGCTGGTGGACTGGCTCTGGAGTTTTGTGCGGCATTGCGCGGACAGCGGTTTCAGGGCGACCATAGCCAGCAACGGATACCTGGTTGACGAGGAGATGGCCAGGAAGATCGCCGGCTCCGGGCTTTCCAGCATCATCTTTTCTTTGGACAGCTTGGACCACCGGGTCCATGATTATTGGCGCGGCAGGCAGGGCGTCTATGACCGGGTGATGCGGGCTATTGAGAATGTGGCGCGCTTTGCCCCTGATGTGCACATAGGCATTTGCAGCATCATAATGGAAAATACCCTGGCAGGAATGGTCAAGCTGGCTAAATGGGTAAACAAGGACCCGCGGCTTAAATCGGCCTATTATATGGTGCCGATGCAGCCCAACAATACTTACTGGGGCAAGGATGGTTTTGATAAATACTGGTTTAAGTCAAAGGAATACGGATTCTATTGGCCGCAGAATACCGCTAAGGTATTAAAGGTCATAGATGAGCTTATCCGCAGGCGCCGGGCAGGAGAGTTGATCGGGAATACCGTTGTCCAGCTTGAGGCCTATAAGAATTATCTGGCGCATCCGGAGCGTTTCGTGAAAACCGCCCCCTGTAATCTTGACCGCG
Proteins encoded in this region:
- a CDS encoding radical SAM protein, with the translated sequence MKSGSRWVKFRDRLKNSGLKDTLRTAMLELRPGRFFGDYLDVLGVLDGLHAYKGPEFAQIDLTNDCNNNCIGCWCNSPLLGDKRIRSGDKRRTLSLKSVLKLLDELSAMATRHIYYAGGGEPFMHPDIMEILRYTKRKGFVCYVNTNFTLLDEEKIRKIVDLKVDHLTVSVWAATPEAYCFTHPNKEGADFLRIKEMLSLLNRIKRGYPVVKLYNVIFNMNYHELSAMVDLAADTNSEAVEFTVIDTIPGRTDKLLLNPQERSALLEECRKIEQRSANAHLRPRPQIMNLRQFARRIENAASSSAEYDSDVIGSMPCYAGWAFTRILADGSVNSCLKSHRFPVGNIRQESFKKIWNDRRQRYFRRKAYHLDRSDPFFKIIGNDPDSAMGCYKSCDNLGHNMEMHGKMSALSARQRRWLERAAGIMKSGRRYYYGMAGGK
- a CDS encoding radical SAM protein, which translates into the protein MEKLKPGFCCPGITDDCMLRCRMCDKWKADKNTYGRPRPTLEEWKRAATQLRELVDEGFEIDIGGGEALLVDWLWSFVRHCADSGFRATIASNGYLVDEEMARKIAGSGLSSIIFSLDSLDHRVHDYWRGRQGVYDRVMRAIENVARFAPDVHIGICSIIMENTLAGMVKLAKWVNKDPRLKSAYYMVPMQPNNTYWGKDGFDKYWFKSKEYGFYWPQNTAKVLKVIDELIRRRRAGELIGNTVVQLEAYKNYLAHPERFVKTAPCNLDRALHISSVGDIFLCYNWPSLGNIRNKEDDLREIWFSEKAEAARKNIRECRENCHFLLNCFFEGDYPFTTVDEHKQASILEKT